The Cheilinus undulatus linkage group 2, ASM1832078v1, whole genome shotgun sequence genome has a window encoding:
- the rtn4rl1b gene encoding reticulon-4 receptor-like 1b: MFRRGCGLEFLLVLCGLEFSWSCPRHCICYTAPSTVSCQAHNFLSVPEGIPPDSERIFLQNNKIHRLLRGHFSSNTVTLWIYSNNITYIEPSTFHGFTLLEELDLGDNRHLRSLAEDTFHGLSRLNALHLYRCGLSSLPNDIFKGLRNLQYLYLQDNHLKFLQDDTFMDLHNLSHLFLHGNRLWSVNQNTFRGLRALDRLLLHQNQIEWVDRLAFHDLKRLTTLYLFNNSLIQLSGQCLDTLPALEYLRLNDNPWSCDCKALSLWEWLKRFRGSTSSVGCQTPAEMYGKDLKELRKEDFPNCSPTAPNSESRAQTNNLSGTVNPSMNRGVVVGSGGQTHLVQPSRPGRSRNCTKPRTRGSKGKGDNEVHHSKEVMADKEDSSPDFTEGGKHDHTSPDGTVTRRKHKCTPRTTVRPPSGVQQANNRATLSQSLLHIPALFVAFLTTNIHNILR, from the exons GCTGCGGGCTGGAGTTCCTGTTGGTTCTCTGTGGGCTCGAATTTTCCTGGTCCTGCCCCCGTCACTGCATCTGCTACACTGCACCCAGCACTGTCTCCTGCCAAGCCCACAACTTCCTGTCTGTACCCGAAGGCATTCCTCCTGACAGCGAACGCATCTTTTTACAGAACAACAAGATCCACCGCTTACTCCGGGGTCACTTCAGTTCCAACACGGTCACTCTCTGGATATACTCTAATAACATCACGTACATCGAGCCCTCCACCTTCCACGGTTTCACATTGCTCGAAGAGCTGGATCTGGGAGACAACCGCCACCTGCGCTCCCTGGCTGAAGATACTTTTCATGGGTTGAGCCGGCTTAATGCGCTACATCTGTACCGATGTGGACTCAGTTCCCTCCCtaatgacatcttcaaaggcctCAGAAACCTGCAGTATCTTTACCTACAG GATAACCATCTGAAGTTCCTGCAGGATGACACATTTATGGACCTCCACAACCTGAGCCATCTGTTTCTGCATGGAAACCGTTTGTGGAGCGTCAACCAGAACACCTTCAGAGGCCTTCGAGCCTTGGACCGACTGCTCCTGCACCAAAACCAGATCGAGTGGGTTGACCGTCTGGCCTTCCATGACCTGAAACGTCTCACCACCCTCTACCTGTTCAATAACTCCCTGATACAGCTGTCTGGACAGTGCCTGGATACTTTGCCTGCTTTGGAATACCTGCGCCTCAACGACAACCCCTGGTCATGCGACTGCAAGGCCCTGTCTCTGTGGGAATGGTTAAAACGTTTCCGAGGTTCAACATCTTCAGTGGGTTGCCAGACACCAGCTGAAATGTATGGAAAAGACCTCAAGGAACTGCGCAAAGAGGACTTTCCCAACTGTTCGCCAACTGCTCCTAACTCTGAGTCTAGAGCCCAAACTAACAATTTATCTGGTACGGTGAATCCGTCCATGAATCGTGGAGTAGTGGTAGGCTCTGGAGGGCAGACCCACTTAGTCCAGCCGTCGAGACCTGGTCGTTCTCGGAACTGCACAAAGCCTCGCACCAGGGGGAGCAAGGGGAAGGGTGACAACGAGGTTCACCACTCAAAGGAGGTCATGGCAGACAAGGAGGATTCCTCCCCAGATTTCACAGAGGGGGGGAAACATGACCACACATCCCCAGATGGCACCGTCACAAGGAGGAAGCACAAGTGCACCCCCCGGACCACTGTCCGCCCCCCTAGTGGGGTTCAGCAAGCCAACAATAGGGCAACCTTATCCCAGTCTTTACTACACATCCCTGCCCTTTTTGTGGCCTTTTTAACAACAAATATTCACAACATTCTCCGCTGA